In Gorilla gorilla gorilla isolate KB3781 chromosome 12, NHGRI_mGorGor1-v2.1_pri, whole genome shotgun sequence, the following are encoded in one genomic region:
- the LOC109025647 gene encoding WAS/WASL-interacting protein family member 1-like — protein MGRYYVKRIPLGLSPLPVGGFQIRLLQRPLEAAHSGRGQPRASVKEAVFTPVTRRGKESEEARAKPQTSEQLPGERSQRGALGGGSKGAGRAGGGWGGKDSHLPGRCPAWRGGGRALRAPPAAFPHSPQKRAEPKPGARRPAEPAPSSQLPAPRRADAPGPGEGLAAGPGPVPAPSFPGAARGAERRRLPGSFGAAAMGMAQGPGEELTPRGRTVYSDAELVRAEGRLLTALSAQQHHGRPPGVSPLPRDPHPTTLRPLPPPPPPPPPRRPPAHSTHSPIMQRGNRCRRHVTSGRRWLGRDRALVGAVGWGRTLQGNWCHRTLIPAQALSCRAPAAILGAGKLPFPFTSLRVIEL, from the exons atgggCCGATATTATGTGAAGAGAATTC CTTTGGGGCTGTCCCCTCTGCCTGTTGGAGGATTCCAAATTCGCTTGCTTCAGAGACCCTTGGAAGCAGCACACTCAGGTCGCGGCCAGCCTCGGGCCTCGGTGAAGGAGGCAGTGTTTACACCTGTCacgaggagggggaaggagagcgAAGAAGCCCGAGCAAAGCCCCAAACTTCTGAACAGCTCCCGGGAGAACGCAGCCAGCGCGgagctttgggaggtggaagcaaAGGGGCAGGGAGAGCCGGCGGTGGCTGGGGCGGGAAGGACTCCCACTTACCCGGCCGGTGCCCGGCATGGCGAGGAGGGGGCCGTGCGCTTCGGGCGCCACCAGCGGCGTTCCCGCACTCGCCGCAGAAGAGAGCAGAGCCCAAGCCGGGAGCCCGCAGGCCCGCAGAGCCAGCTCCGTCCTCACAGCTCCCGGCTCCGCGGCGGGCAGATGCTCCCGGCCCGGGTGAGGGTCTGGCTGCTGGGCCGGGCCCGGTCCCCGCACCCTCTTTCCCCGGCGCAGCTAGGGGAGCGGAGCGGCGGCGCTTACCTGGCTCCTTCGGGGCGGCTGCGATGGGCATGGCTCAGGGGCCCGGGGAGGAACTGACTCCCCGGGGAAGGACCGTCTATTCCGACGCGGAACTGGTGAGAGCGGAAGGCCGGCTGCTCACAGCCCTGTCAGCGCAGCAGCACCATGGACGCCCACCCGGAGTTTCACCGCTGCCGCGGGACCCCCATCCCACTACCCTCCGCCCTcttccgccgccgccgcctccaccTCCTCCGCGGAGACCCCCCGCCCACTCCACACACTCTCCCATCATGCAGCGGGGGAACCGCTGCCGCCGACACGTCACTTCCGGGCGCAGGTGGCTAGGTCGGGACCGGGCGCTGGTgggtgctgtggggtgggggaggacaCTCCAGGGGAATTGGTGTCACAGAACGCTTATCCCTGCGCAGGCGCTGTCGTGCAGAGCGCCGGCCGCCATTTTGGGTGCGGGCAAGCTGCCCTTTCCTTTCACTTCCTTGCGAGTCATAGAGCTGTAG